In Rhizobium sp. N324, a single genomic region encodes these proteins:
- a CDS encoding DUF6950 family protein: MLIRDYIERRVRFCWGGVGGEDCTTWCGSYGLALTGRDPAEAFRGTYNSAEGAHALIDAAGGLALLVGPILTDQGWRRVQQPTTGDMAVIRTLVDFEGEDPIERDVSALCFGPLWSVLGPAGPGGIAHRKAQLVACWRWPR; the protein is encoded by the coding sequence ATGTTGATCAGGGATTATATCGAAAGGCGCGTCCGGTTCTGCTGGGGTGGCGTCGGCGGCGAAGACTGCACGACCTGGTGCGGCAGCTATGGGCTTGCGCTCACCGGCCGCGACCCGGCCGAAGCTTTCCGGGGCACCTATAACAGTGCTGAAGGGGCTCACGCTCTGATCGATGCGGCTGGCGGCCTTGCGTTGCTCGTAGGGCCAATCCTGACTGATCAGGGCTGGCGACGCGTCCAGCAGCCGACGACCGGCGACATGGCTGTGATCCGCACGCTGGTCGACTTCGAAGGCGAGGATCCGATCGAGCGCGATGTCTCCGCGCTCTGCTTCGGCCCGCTCTGGTCGGTTCTAGGTCCTGCCGGACCCGGCGGAATTGCCCATCGCAAGGCGCAACTCGTGGCCTGCTGGAGGTGGCCGCGGTGA